The sequence below is a genomic window from Oscillospiraceae bacterium.
AAATAATAAGAAAAGAGAGAGCCGCACCGAAGCGCGGCTCTCTCTTGGAAAACACGGAAGTTCAGATTTCGGAATAGTAGTCGCAGCGGGTTTCAACAGCTCCGTAAAGCCCTCTATTCCCAGCCCTTCCACACCTCGGGCTGGTAGCCCACGGTGGCGGCCCTCCCGTTGCGCACGATGGGGGTGGCCAGCAGCCGGGGGTCCTCCAGCAGCTTTTCCAGCTTGTCCGCGTCGTAGGCCAGGTAGTTCACCAGCGCCGCGTCCGGGTGCTTTTGGTCGATCAGGGCCTCCAGCCCCACCGCCTTCACCACGCTCTGGAGCTCCCCGCGGCTGATGCCGTACCTCACCAGGTCGATGGACTGGTACTTCACCCGCCGCTCCTTGAAGTAGCGCTCCGCCTTTTTGGTATCAAAGCACTTGGATTTGCCAAAAATCTGAATGTTCATTCTATTCCTCCCCGATCCAGGCGAAGCGGGGCCCGGAATATCCGTCCCGCTCCACGTGCTCGTCCCACATGGCCGCCGGGCGCACCCAGATCCCCCGCTCCCCGTAGAGAGCCTGATAGACCACCATGGGCTCCAGGCTCTCCGAGTGGCGGGCCGTGCAGAGCACCCGGTACTCGTTGCCCTTGAAGTGGCGGTATCTGCCGGGCTTAATCGCGTCCATATTCATTCCTCCTGTCCGCCCTCCACCGGGCATTGCCGGGCGCAGGGCACCGCCGCCTGGCACAGCCCGCAGCCCACCTCGATGCCGTGGTCCAAATCCGCCCGGCCGGCCAGGGCCGCGTCGCAGCGGTCCAGCCAGGCCTCGCATTTGGCCTTGTCGTGGCCGCCCCCGCGGGTCAGCGCCCCGGCGGGGCAGCGGTCGGCGCACAGGCCGCAGGAGCCGTCCCGGTGGTAGAGGCACCAGCCGTAGGGGCCGTCGTAGGGCCGGGGGTCGGCTGGCCAGCGCCCCTTTAAAATGAGGCTGGTGCAGCGCACCGCCTTGCCCCGGCGGGAAATCAGCCCGTCGGAGAGCCCGAAGGTGCCCAGCCCCGCAGCGTGGGCCGCGTGGCGGTGGGACCAGAACGCGTAGGGGGCGTGCTCCCCCTCCCGCACCATGGCGCGGAAGGCGGGGAGCTGATCGGGGGCGATCCCCTCCACGCCCCGCTCCCCCAGCGCGGCCAGCAGCGCCCGGCAGAAGGCGGCGTTCAGGCCGTTCCAGGTGTTGCGGGAGTAGGCCCAGCGCAGGGCCGGACCGCCTGTTTGCCCCGCCTGGGCGCGCACCGTCTCCTCCGCCTGGGGGAAGACCAGGGAAAAAACCGTCAGCTGCCCGGCGGGCACGGCCTGCCCCGTCCCCGCGGCCCAGGCCTCCTCCGGCGTCCAGTGCAGGGGGCCCACCGCCTGCTTATAAGAGCTGAAAATGGGGTCGTCCCCGGCGGCGAAGCCCGCCATGGGGGGCTCCCAGATGGGGGAGTCCTCCAGGCCGAAGCGGACAAAGCTGTTGCCCTCCAGGGCCGCGTATACCGATTGCACCAGGGGGCCGAACTCCTGTTTTATCATGTCGCATCACCGCAACTATCATACTACGCCCGCGCACCGGCTGACAAGTCCGGGTGCGGGTTATTTTGTTTCCTGTGGGAAATACTATCCGGTATCTCATGACAAAAGGATGGTATCCTCACATGAAAGCAGTCATTATGGCGGGGGGCGAGGGCACGCGGCTGCGGCCCCTCTCCCTGGGACAGCCCAAGCCCATGACCCCCCTCTTCGACCGTCCGGTGATGGAGCACATCATCGCCCTGCTGCGCCGCAGCGGGATCACCGACATCGCCGTGACCCTCCAGTACCTGCCGGGGGTGGTAAAGGATTACTTCGGCGGCGGCGGGGAGCAGGGGGTGCGCCTGGAGTACTTTGTGGAG
It includes:
- a CDS encoding ArsC family transcriptional regulator; protein product: MNIQIFGKSKCFDTKKAERYFKERRVKYQSIDLVRYGISRGELQSVVKAVGLEALIDQKHPDAALVNYLAYDADKLEKLLEDPRLLATPIVRNGRAATVGYQPEVWKGWE
- a CDS encoding (Fe-S)-binding protein, yielding MIKQEFGPLVQSVYAALEGNSFVRFGLEDSPIWEPPMAGFAAGDDPIFSSYKQAVGPLHWTPEEAWAAGTGQAVPAGQLTVFSLVFPQAEETVRAQAGQTGGPALRWAYSRNTWNGLNAAFCRALLAALGERGVEGIAPDQLPAFRAMVREGEHAPYAFWSHRHAAHAAGLGTFGLSDGLISRRGKAVRCTSLILKGRWPADPRPYDGPYGWCLYHRDGSCGLCADRCPAGALTRGGGHDKAKCEAWLDRCDAALAGRADLDHGIEVGCGLCQAAVPCARQCPVEGGQEE